A window of Kyrpidia spormannii genomic DNA:
CGAAGGAGCTAGGAATCACTCCTTTCAAGACTTTAATAGAAGCTCTTCGGCTGGCACCGGACGCCCTCGTAGTGGATTTCCACCCGCGCCACCACCGGAAGTGGATTGATACCATGCAGGACATCCTCCGCGGATGGACTCCGTGGTTAAAGATCGTTTCAGATCAGGAATGGTATGCCGCCTTTTATTCAGAGCATCCCCGGGAACAATGGCGGGAGTTATTTGCCCGCCTGAAGGACCGACTTCCCGATCGAGGGTGGAGGGGATATAGCGGCCTCGCCGGCCGTCCGTCGACAGCCGAAGCCATTTCCCTGCGCATCGTCGAAGAAGGCCTGAGGGCGTTCTCCCCGCCCTCTCGCATGGCAGTGCTGCCGGTGTCCGGCGCTTGGGTCGAAGATGACGCCGAGTTTGTCCGCCACCTTCCCCTTCGGTTCTTTCGGCACATTCCACCTCAGATAAAGGAGGAGATGGAACGACTCGGCGTACACACCGGAGAGCAGTTGACGAAGATCCCCCCCGTTTTGCTACAAAGGAGGTTTGGCCCTGAAGCTCTTACTTGGCAGCACTTTGCTGCCGGAGAGCTCGGGGATTCTTTTGTTCCCCGAGACCCCGGTAAAACCTTGTCACAAACCTGGGTAGCCCCAGCTGGGGAGGCGGTCCCGACTGAGTCGACCGAGCTTTTATTAGATCTGCTGTGTGATGCATTAGTAAAGCGACTTGAACGAGAACAAGTCGGAATCCAAGGAATCGCCATCCAGTGGACCGACGATGAAGGAAACCGG
This region includes:
- a CDS encoding Y-family DNA polymerase, whose protein sequence is MKKRWVIHAVFVGLIAAEAKEDRRPVLVVQDGQILDYNTSAKELGITPFKTLIEALRLAPDALVVDFHPRHHRKWIDTMQDILRGWTPWLKIVSDQEWYAAFYSEHPREQWRELFARLKDRLPDRGWRGYSGLAGRPSTAEAISLRIVEEGLRAFSPPSRMAVLPVSGAWVEDDAEFVRHLPLRFFRHIPPQIKEEMERLGVHTGEQLTKIPPVLLQRRFGPEALTWQHFAAGELGDSFVPRDPGKTLSQTWVAPAGEAVPTESTELLLDLLCDALVKRLEREQVGIQGIAIQWTDDEGNRVWEQHLFPEVLAHPEGIRRSARVLNIRLRSRHPEITRISGVQLTATHLHPFRGEQVSWLLRGNEFYPPLEFRQQTWRFLIDELGQKYPRAPIRFGLSVPWRNQRQAWWDPWQNSSQACGSPPNPMKGSQLSS